The Aedes albopictus strain Foshan chromosome 2, AalbF5, whole genome shotgun sequence region TTCGTTGGCGTCGCAGAAAAAAACTGGTCGCATCTGTTGCCACACAATGGCCGACTACTCAATGGAGGAAATCAAAAACATCGTCCGGTCGATTGCCATCTCCGGCGGTGCGCGCGGGCTCTCGGTCAAGATGCTGGTGGACGATTTCAAAAAGATCGAAGGATTCGAACTGCCCTACCACCGGTTGGGATTCCGAGCTGCGGATGAATTTCTGCGCAGTTTGACCGACACCGTGACGGTAAGTTTTGGACCCCGGCGGAACAGGATGGCGGATTATTAATGATTGAGTTAACTGATCTGTACCTGCGTACGTCCATTTTAGATAACGGGATATGGAACAGCGGCGATGGTTCAGCCAGTTGTGACACAAAATACTCGGCACGTCCGAGAATTGGTCAAGAACAGCAAATCAAACCCACGGAAAAGATTCAACAATAACAACACCTATTCCAGTCCGGCATATCGGTAAGTTTCTTGATTACTAGGTACTTGGATTTGTTTTTGCCAATCGTTTGAATTCAAATACATTTCCAACTGAACTAATTTTATCCACAGGTCACCAGAATATAATTCAGATTACAGAAAAAGCAACAATCAATCCTACAACCGATCCTCAACCAATAACGGGTATTGGAAACCTCCCCAAAACTACGTCCGACAGACTACGAACGATTATTATGACGAACATCGCGACGAATCTCGGAAGGTCAAAAACAGGGAATTTGATTTCGTAGATACCGCTGCGGATGAGGACGGTTTTGGGAGTTCTGATGACGATATGCCTAAGTTTGTTCTGACAGATGGCAAACAGCTAGCCCAGGTGCAAGAATCCATTCAGACAATGACGATCACAGATAGTCCTCCGAAAAAGTCTACCACAGCCAAATCCAACGATGCTATTCCGGACGATGCAGTACTGGCGTTGATCAACTGTCTGGAAATACCCGAGGGTGCAATGAATTTGACTGACACAATAGAAAGGCAACAGATTGCACCGGAAATCGTTCCGAGGCAGTCGGTTCAAATGTTCGTGACCGAGGTGCACAACCCGCATCGCTTCTGGTATCACATGGGCGAGAATGCCAACAAAATCGACGAACTGATGAACGAGATCGATGACTACTATTCACATCTGGAACGGCAGGAGTGGCGCCTGACGCCATCCAGTGTGGCCGTTGGGCTCTATTGCGTGGCCAAGTTTTCCAACATGTGGCATCGGGCGAAGATCGTCAGCGATTTGATGCACAATAAGGTCAAGGTTTTCTACATCGACTACGGAACCGTTTCCGAGGTGGAGCTAAAGGAAGTTAAGTTCATGGCCAAGTGCTTTTCCAGTATGCCGGCACAGGCTATGCGAGCGTCGTTGGCGTATGTGAAGCCCGTGGGACATCGGTGGACGCGGGATGCTTCCTGGTCGCTGCTTTCTCTCGTTTACGAGAAGATCCTGTATGCCTACGTAGTGGACGTTGACAGAGAGGTTAGTATCGCTTTAGTTTACCTACACTGTGGTTCAATTGTGGTACAACTGTAAAAACGTATAGAGTCTTTAAAATTGAACGTTATAAAAGCGGCCGGTAAACCGGGTTATAACGATTAAATTTTAACTTTCCTGGTTGACCTACCCTAATGAACACTATCTTtgtgttgagaaccactgaaaaATTTCTCATGCTCTCACCGATCTGCTTGTCTGCTTGCTCGTCGATAGCATTTCGTTATGCTTTCggtcgatgcacaatcgcagatGTTAAgcattcagtacacgctttgccaagtgtgcaaatttttccgcacgcataatccAACAGGACAACAGTGGTatcaacattgacaaaacatcggaaatgtcaagcgtatgctttgctgttggatgatgcgtgcggaaaagtttgcacacttggcaaagcgtgtactgaaggctttagtTTAGAAGAATTGTAATTGCCGtgttgtatatatatatatatatatatatatatatatatatatatatatatatatatatatatatatatatatatatatatatatatatatatatatatatatatatatatatatatatatatatatgtgtcgtctttttaatgtaattttaacccttatgtggccggcaggatacccgggtacctttttcaatttcaactctCGATATTCAAATGATTATTAATAGTAGCAATTACCTTGTTGACCTTGTTGAccgggttgaccgaattttcagAGGGACAGAGGGAGGGGCTTCTGATTTTTCTGATCTGCCTGAACTCAACTGCTTTTTCCCAAGCTGAAATGGGAAACCCTAAGCAAACTGAAAAAACTGGACTCAACTATTTTTTCCACATTAAGATGTATAACAAGAGGTGTTGATTGTCCAGAAAAGACGTCGATCTCAAGTTCCAAGATAAGCAatggaaattcaaaaaaaaaatgatcccaATCCTTGGATCTGCAATCCCTTGTATGAGGGTCCTAACCCTATCCATTAACTCTAATTCTCTCGATCATAATTATGATCCAATCAAAATTCTCCAAGACTCTCCCCGAGACCAAAGAGCAAATAATTTCCCAATACCCCCATGCGTGATTGATTACTAATTACGCTCTTTTTCTATATTTGCATTCTCACATCCGTGACAGCAATTCTAATCTTTCCCCTAAAAACAGATAGTAAAATTCTCTCTATGCATCATTGCGCCTCTGAGAGTCGATCAGAGTTCTCCCCAAAACATGATAGCATCCCCTATCCACATTCTCCCATCTGTGAGATCGTATCAAAGAGCAAAAAAAGAAATACCATCTCCAGTTTTCTCCAACAAATTCTAAGGGGAGCGAAAATACTCGTGAATTGCCGTAACCCtcagcgagattcgaagggactcgcgagtgtccctgatactcgaactacgcacatcactcgatccatcgtcgccttgatcaatcgtatcagtttatccgggaatccatattcgtgcataatctgccgccCCATCGCTGTTCTAGTTCGATTGTATCgtacaccgatttgaaatcgatgaacaagtgatgtgtgggcgattctataacattccccagaaatccactCCACAGAAATTCATTCCCCAGAACGTACCATTCAACAGAAAAGCGTAATATACTCTGCTAATAAGTataattcgatacacaaacagtacaaTGTTGACCATAATGGTAGGCAAGGATTTTAACCTTATAGCGTTTTACGCGCAAACATCTATTGTACGGTATATTTAACAAATTAAGTgatgtatacatacatacatatccataaaaatattctacaatggttcaaacgtttaattaccattgtatacagttgcatgttgatctttgaatctatcttgaaagttcacaaactgtcATCATTCCAGTTGCTATCAAATGTTTTGTTcttgacagatttgtaaaaatTGTGCAGCACGTGTTTCGCGATGAATAACGTTTTAATTGTGATCCGCAAAATGTACAGAGAAAACGCATTTTCTACTGATGTTGTTTAGTGTACAAGATGTTGATGGACCAGTTTATTTATGGCCGGTTTATACTAAAAAGATTATTCTGTCGAAAACTTTGAGTAACTCGGAAAcactcaactgaccacgtttttctacGTAAATGGTTGGAGGGTtccatcccaatggctgttcTAATTATTCGCGTCAAATGcccttcattcatgcggtatgagaaggacttttatcattattccaatactatggaatatGAAAactgaacatataagcagttttaatgccaacaattcttataaaaactcaaaaataattttaatgaagaaggaaaaaaagtatcattgttttcctttcggcattcaaaaacccaacaatgttcctctttttaaacaatatttttcttagaattaaGGAAATtagtaaaattaatgaaattataactgcttacattttcaacatagatttttccttcttttctacataggctgttctttcgaattgcacttttcaggaaatcatgggcattattacaaccaccggtgttaaattgtTATAATATTTAtgataaattttctcaaatttctaaacacctgtgcttgtaatgccgataattacctgaacattgtaactcgaaagaacagcctatgtagaaaagaaaggaatatctatgttgaaaaagtaagcagttgtgatgccgataatttcctgaaaagtgcaattcaaaAGAACGACCTATGCAGCAAAGAACgaaaaatctatgttgaaaatgtaagcagttataatttaaATAATAGTAGGTATACCAATTGCAGAGTTtccgattgctcatgtgtacataaatgtgacagcgagcctcccaccaacaggggcgtttaatttcgtttcaatgatacactttcatgcaacatttgaatgagtcactttatctgtttgacatactattcgagtctttcttttcgattcggaaaacgttctcatccatcgtagcactcggtagtctctcttcTGGGTGGtgttgcttgtgcttcactcaGCAGAGCAGTAGTGCCTCACCTttgcgcgttagtctctcaatggctacgggcgccggttaattggatttaagcggtcgaacttgtgttcctttttcataacacataatgatcattctactggcgtgcaccactattggaaacattgttttaaatagtgtttttagcacattgaaaattttaaatgacccacaattgaaacgaaaatccaaagtgtttcacttaaattttcaaacacacttgtttcagtagcaataatgaacgagcgtgttgcagtgtgagttatgaagcatcgcagcagcctcgtcgcatgggaaacgatttgctacagctttcgtgcgtcatgtttttctttcgaaattgcacgtccctgctctacaagatgggcacttaaacataatcaattattacaactaaagttattaaaataattaaataggaaaactgagtacagcgccattggcgttctagtgtatttctattgtgcgAGCGTAGCGCataggtcactgcatgaaattctctccttctctttcactctaacagaaattttgtaaacaacaaggccacgaaacgtcaaaatcccatacaaaatcaaaacagtgcggtgccctatagctcccggggagctcgtctcatgcgctgcgtgagctggtATCTAAGGGGAAAAACAACAACTTGGTAACGAAAAACTTCAAcatcttttttccgtacacaacacaagtgtctggttggtctatgcgatatgactagggactctcaatgcaatggttgaggtttcaattctcgttcatttaggaagtttttgtcgtgaactTTTCTAATTTACATATCTGGAGAAAAATGAggtgcacaactttcagtctcaaaatgtactgtgctcctgggagcttgcttgcaatgtggttcccgtacatgggactacatcACGTGTACAtctgaggattgcggactgaaatttgacagcagccaggctgctgccaaacagggatgggaacactcactttcaaagagttacactcacttgcagttttctcagctcagaagcgtgcaatcaagaaacgatgtatggacgacttttgccttgtggatttgtctaaaactttgccgaatagagtagaggtcgcacacgaatcctacAGTCATAACAATGCGCTGAAAGCGCccctccacgaggtgagtgtaatttacattcaccttgtggagagttgccttcgcagctccctcacgacatCGGTATGCGtgggcgacccctactctattcggcaaagttttacgaAAAActaaaaggcaaaagtcgtccatacatcatttcttgattgcacgcttctgagctgagaaaactgcaagtgagtgtaactctttgcaagtgagtgttcccattagACATGTTCACATTTTAGAAAATGTATCGAATTCCACTGGTCAAGTAAGCATCATAATTCTCATGCTAAAATGAACTTCTGGCCAAATTTTCAGCTTGATTGATAAAGATTTCAATGTGCTTCAAGTCGATTTGGTAGTTTCGGGCTTTTCtgcactttaaaaaatcatagctATTGAACGGAAAGACATACAGAAAGGGTTATAGCTCGAATACTCCATACATACTTGTGCAATTTGTGCAAGTTTTGTCAGTATTAAATTGAGTTTTGCTCTAAGTGGTACCGAAAAATCTGTTATCTTGGAGTCAAAATGGCCTGGGAAGCATGAATTAATGAAATTCTCTGAGATGAAATATTATGGAGATAATCGTGTAATATATCCCACGACGATCCCCGTTCGCGGTTACCCGGAAGCTTTTTGTAATAAATCCATCGTGGGAGACAAAAAAAGCTTCAAGAGGCatcaaaattaacaaaaaatgaGCACATTAGCCTTGGTTTTTTCTGCCAAACGATGATTGTTTTGGTCACATTTCATTGATGAATCAGAACGATTTGAAAACAGTCATCGTCATCAGCAATGAACAACCAATGCTAACGTGcttattttttttcattcgatAGGCgctttgtgtgtgtttttttcccCTCGGTGGGTGCTGGCGTTTGGCAAGGCTTCCAGCATTTTTAATAATTTATAACAAAAAGCATTTTAACTCCAAGATAACGGATTTTTCGGTACCACTTAGAACAAAACTCAATTTAATACTGAAAAAACTTGCAAGAATTGTACTAATACGCATGGACGACTTTTGTGGAATATGATAAGTTTtgatttcgagctataatccttactgtatgtctttccgttcaataattatgattttttaaagtgcaGAAAAGCCCGAAATAACCAAATCGACTTGAAGCATAACGAAATCTTTATCGatctagctgaaaatttgaccagaagttcattTTAGCATGAGAATTATGATACTTACTTGACCGGTAAGATTCAATACATTTTCTAAAATGTGAACATGTCTAGTTCCCATCCTTGCTGCCAAAACaccaaaatgatcagagtgtgcctggatatAAGTTTGGTTTGCttagtcacgctaaaacaagtgTAATGTATAATGACACAAAAACTTTGCCATCAAATAGAAAAAcgtttttccaaagttttcctgTGTGAAAATTATGCATTAAACTTGCCCACAGTTTGTAAATTATTCATCCAAGCCCCATGTATGACCGAATCAGCTGAATATATACGTTTTATTGCAACGTTTGCTGTAGCCGATTTGTTTAAACTTTGTGTGGATAAGTTTGTGCGTGCACATTAAATTTGATCTCCAGCCAACTCAACAACGGGAAGCACTGAAAGAAAAATAacgtgctcaaattgaatgaccaaaaaagttgaTTCCGCATCCCTTaggtgtacatcaactctgaccAATTGCGTACATTCtaaaaaaacttgtttaaaaagAAAGAgcattgttgggtttttgaacgccgaaaggaaaacaatgtcaccatagacaaacagacgtcacacttcaaatatttttcgattcaaattttagtctcggaaacaGCTTCGCAcgatgtacgatggcaattaattatctgcatcggctgttttcctactctccgcatcgaccaatgtggcgctagcttctatgcgcgaaaaaccgctaaaagtaaatcgcaaaaatattgtatggcgaatagcatcgaaaggcacatttcTCGAAGGGGAGTATAttaatcgaaaaaatatttggtagtggttgtgcacaatggcaaccactattatgcctaccaaatatttttgtaggaagagctttctatttcaagtaattcaagtttagatgtttTTCGCcgtacaaaattaaatggatttactcctgctgatcaactgtggctgcgcgtcaagcgggtagtccattgtcagAGCGTTACGTCTGTGTGTCTGTGATGTCACCTttttccttcttcgttaaaaatatgtttgagtcgttataagaattgttggcattacaactgctttTATGTTCATCAaccattttcccttcttttgcataggctgttccttCGAGttgcaattttcatgaaattatcGGCATAgcaactgcttacattttcaacatagattttcccttcttttctacataggctgttctttcgaaatgcgcttttcaggaaattattggCGTTACATCcaccaccggtgttaaaattgcttaaatatttattgaatattttctacaaatttctaaacacctgtgcttgtggtgctgATAATTACCTGAAcagtgtaactcgaaagaacagcctgtgcagaaaagaagggaaaatctacaTTAAAAACGTAAGAAGTTTTGATGCCGATCATtttctgaaaagtgca contains the following coding sequences:
- the LOC115263988 gene encoding uncharacterized protein LOC115263988 isoform X1; translation: MADYSMEEIKNIVRSIAISGGARGLSVKMLVDDFKKIEGFELPYHRLGFRAADEFLRSLTDTVTITGYGTAAMVQPVVTQNTRHVRELVKNSKSNPRKRFNNNNTYSSPAYRSPEYNSDYRKSNNQSYNRSSTNNGYWKPPQNYVRQTTNDYYDEHRDESRKVKNREFDFVDTAADEDGFGSSDDDMPKFVLTDGKQLAQVQESIQTMTITDSPPKKSTTAKSNDAIPDDAVLALINCLEIPEGAMNLTDTIERQQIAPEIVPRQSVQMFVTEVHNPHRFWYHMGENANKIDELMNEIDDYYSHLERQEWRLTPSSVAVGLYCVAKFSNMWHRAKIVSDLMHNKVKVFYIDYGTVSEVELKEVKFMAKCFSSMPAQAMRASLAYVKPVGHRWTRDASWSLLSLVYEKILYAYVVDVDREENFLDVVLIDTTGNKDNIVNQQMFIKGHAIWEDDVPYKDKSTENYRQRTKAFSELFPSFDELEDGTYPTLLDIAEYYAAGFNFQRYYMQSLPDDSEFLQYILTITPTVDRGELIDKDATLVRTFADLYSSDFEDVYDFYEQPYPEYVPEYAIEPFVDDDDDPEGPAIMEHIVPDVVKPKKPKKQVRFRDPEWEIFPYDGTRAIVENEVNQDSVVPLTDENSAQLGGSPKEIA
- the LOC115263988 gene encoding tudor domain-containing protein 5 isoform X2, with the translated sequence MADYSMEEIKNIVRSIAISGGARGLSVKMLVDDFKKIEGFELPYHRLGFRAADEFLRSLTDTVTITGYGTAAMVQPVVTQNTRHVRELVKNSKSNPRKRFNNNNTYSSPAYRSPEYNSDYRKSNNQSYNRSSTNNGYWKPPQNYVRQTTNDYYDEHRDESRKVKNREFDFVDTAADEDGFGSSDDDMPKFVLTDGKQLAQVQESIQTMTITDSPPKKSTTAKSNDAIPDDAVLALINCLEIPEGAMNLTDTIERQQIAPEIVPRQSVQMFVTEVHNPHRFWYHMGENANKIDELMNEIDDYYSHLERQEWRLTPSSVAVGLYCVAKFSNMWHRAKIVSDLMHNKVKVFYIDYGTVSEVELKEVKFMAKCFSSMPAQAMRASLAYVKPVGHRWTRDASWSLLSLVYEKILYAYVVDVDREENFLDVVLIDTTGNKDNIVNQQMFIKGHAIWEDDVPYKDKSKIIASVRKHFRNFSQASTN